Genomic DNA from Deltaproteobacteria bacterium:
ACGGACCTGTTTCCGTTTTTTCTTTTCCAGGAGGTCGTACATGGAGGCGGAAAAGGAACCCGTATACTTCATGTGCAGGTCGTCGCAGATGCCGTTCATATAATGATGGGCCGTCATGTCCAGGATATGGATGGATGTCGTGAGGACGGCGGCGTATTTGTCCCGGAAGGCCCACGAGGCGTTTCTCTCCCCGATCAGCTCGATGAAACGCTTGTACTGTGAGGGAACGAGAAAATGAAAGAGGGGAAAGGCCCAGAGGATGCCGTCGGCATGGCTGATGACGTCCACGACCTCGTTGAAGACCTGTTTGCTTTTTTCCAGCCTGTGAATTTTTTCGGAAACATCGATGTAGATAAACCGATGCCTGGGGAACTGGTTTTCGATGTATCGCACGTACTGCATGGTCGCGCTTTGCGGTCCCTTGGGACTTCCATTCAGAACCACGATTCTCATTTCATCCTCCTCCTCGGCGGCGACTCCTCTCATAATGGCCCGGGGAAAAACAGGGGGGCTTCACCCTGCGAAACCTCTGTTTCATGATACCCAAAGATCGGCGTCCTGTTTTCTATCACATATTTCCCACGACGTCAGCCATTCTTGCGCTTTGTCCCCCGGTTTGTTATATTATTCGTTCGCCCGATGACCCGAATCCGGGTCGTGGTCCACCACGAGGCGGCGGTTGAGACGGGAGGCCATGCCACATGACGCGGATAAACGACGAGCACACGGATTCTGAACCGGCGGCCCTGCTGCGGGCGCACATCGGTCTGTTTACGGAGGCTTCTCTGCCGGGCCCCGTTCTGGACCTGGCCTGCGGAGGCGGTCGTAACGGGGTTTACCTGGCGTCCCTGGGGCTTTCGGTTATTCTTTGCGACGTTTCGGAGGCCGCCCTCTCCCGGGCGGCCTCGCTGGCTTCCTCCCGGGGCGTTTCACCCCGGTTCATGCGGCTGGACCTGGAAAGGGAAGGCGCCTCTCCCCTGAAAGAGGACGTGTACGGTGGGGTCATCGTTTTCCGCTATCTGCACCGGCCCCTCATGCCCCTTATAAAAAAGAGTATCCGGCCGACGGGCATCCTGGTTTACGAAACCTTTACAATCGACCAGGCCCGTTACGGCAAACCCACCAATCCGGATTATCTGCTTGAACCCGGCGAACTCCGACGATGGTTTTCCGACTGGGAGGTTCTCTACTGGCGCGAGGGGGTCGAAGTCAACCCGGAACGGGCCGTCGCCCAGATCGTCTGCCGGAAACCCGGGGTTCTTTTAATATAAAAACCGGAAATGACCCTATTCTTGACTTACGTCAATTCTTTCCACGCTTTTTCATGTCATAACGCTGTCGAAAAGAAACATTTCCACCAGGAGGCAGACATGAAACGCCAGATCATAAAAATAGATGAAGAGAAATGCACCGGTTGCGGTGACTGCATCATCAGTTGTCCCGAGGGGGCCCTTCAACTGATTGACGGGAAGGCCCGGCTGGTGAGCGAACCGGCTTGCGACGGCCTGGGAGCGTGTATCGGTCACTGTCCCTTTGGCGCCATCACCGTGGAAGAACGGGAGGCGCCGCCCTACGATGAACGGAGGGTGGTGGCCGAGATCGCCGCCAAAGGGCCCAGGGTCCTGGCGGCCCATCTCCGGCATCTCAGGAAGCACGGTCAGCATCAGTACCTGGGTGAAGCCCTGGATTATCTCCGGGAAGAGGGCATTCCCGTTCCCGATCCGGAGGAAGCCGTTCCGGGACACGGGGTCCCCCGGGGTTGCCCCGGCATGACGCCACGGGATTTTGCCGGAGGAACGGCGAAAACGCCGTCCGGGGGCGAATGCCCATCGGCCCTCACCCATTGGCCCATCCAGTTGCACCTCATATCGCCCGAGGCGGCGTATTTCCGGAAAGCCGACCTGCTGGTCGCCGCCGACTGCACGGCCTTTGCCGCGGGCAATTTTCACGGTGACTGGCTTGCGGGGAAGAAGCTTGTCATCGCCTGCCCGAAACTCGATGACGGAGAGGATGTTTACCTGGAAAAGCTCATCGCCCTGATCGAGCGGGCCGAAGTGAACACGATCACGGTCATGATCATGGAGGTTCCCTGCTGCGGCGGCATGTCGCGGCTGGTTCAGAAGGCGGCTGCCATGGCGGCGAGAAAGGTTCCCGTCAAGGAGGTGGTCGTCGGCATCAATGGGAACATACTCAGGGAACGCTGGCTTTAGGGCGTGCGTTCAAAAGGGGTGCGTAATCTGTCGAGAAAAAACAAAATAAAATAAACCGAAGGAGGAGGAAACCATGTTCTGTTATCAATGCCAGGAAACGTTAAAAAATCAAGGATGTGTAAAAAACGGGGTCTGCGGGAAAAAGGAACACACGGCGGAGTTGCAGGACGCCCTGATCTATGTCCTCAAGGGAATCGCCCTGCTGGAAGAGAAGGCCGTCGCCGCGGGCCGGGGCAGCCTCCGGGTCGGCCGGTTCATGAGCCAGGCCCTGTTCGCGACGTTGACGAACACGAATTTCGATGACGAAAAGCTCGTCTCCCTGATCGAAGAGGGACTTGCCCTGAAACGGGAGCTGTTCGCCGAATACGGGGACGCTTTCGGTAAGGAGGCGCCGGAGGCCGTCACCTGGAGCGCCGAGGGCGAGGCGGCTTTCGTGGCCAAGGCAAAAACCGCAGGCGTTCTGGCGACGGAAAACGAGGACATACGGTCCCTGCGCGAACTGCTGACCTACGGCGCCAAGGGAATCGCCGCCTACGCGGATCACGCGGCGATACTGGGTTATGAAGATCAGAAGATTTACAGTTTCCTGGCCGAGGCCCTGGCGGCGACGACCCGGGACCTCTCCGCCGACGATCTGACCGCCCTGGTCCTCAAGGCCGGGGAGACGGCCGTGACGACCATGGCCCTGCTGGACCAGGCGAACACGACCTGCTACGGCCATCCGGAGATCACCCAGGTCAATATCGGCGTTCGGAACAACCCGGGGATCCTCATTTCAGGGCACGACCTCAAGGATATGGAGGAACTCCTGAAACAGACGGAAGGAACCGGTGTCGATGTGTACACCCATGGCGAAATGCTGCCGGCGAACTATTACCCGGCCTTCAAAAAGTACGACCATTTCGTCGGCAACTACGGCGGTTCCTGGTGGCATCAAAACGCGGAGTTCGAGTCCTTCAACGGGCCGATTCTCATGACGACGAACTGCATCATTCCTCCCAGGGACAGTTACAGGGACCGCATATTCACGACGGGGATGGCCGGGTATCCCGGTGTGCGGCATATCGCCGACCGTGAAGACGGCAAGGCGAAGGATTTTTCGTCTCTCATCGAATTGGCAAAAACATGCGCTCCTCCGAAGGAAATCGAGACGGGGACCATCGTCGGCGGATTCGCCCGCCAGCAGGTCCTGGCCCTGGCGGACAAGGTCGTCGATGCGGTGAAAAGCGGCGCCATCAAGCGCTTCGTCGTCATGGCGGGATGTGACGGCCGGCACAAGGAACGGGCCTACTTCACGGACGTGGCGGAGGCTCTGCCCCAAGACGCGGTGATCCTCACGGCGGGGTGCGCCAAGTACCGGTACAACAAACTCGACCTGGGCGATATCGGCGGCATCCCCCGGGTCCTCGACGCGGGCCAGTGCAACGACTGCTATT
This window encodes:
- a CDS encoding NAD(P)H-dependent oxidoreductase encodes the protein MRIVVLNGSPKGPQSATMQYVRYIENQFPRHRFIYIDVSEKIHRLEKSKQVFNEVVDVISHADGILWAFPLFHFLVPSQYKRFIELIGERNASWAFRDKYAAVLTTSIHILDMTAHHYMNGICDDLHMKYTGSFSASMYDLLEKKKRKQVRLFAKYFLLSMRKQSPTPRNYAPVAARSHEYRPALVKDLLPPRGKKILILSDARPEARNLMWLVTRLQDSFFGYTAVIDLHHLDMKGGCLGCL
- a CDS encoding methyltransferase domain-containing protein; protein product: MTRINDEHTDSEPAALLRAHIGLFTEASLPGPVLDLACGGGRNGVYLASLGLSVILCDVSEAALSRAASLASSRGVSPRFMRLDLEREGASPLKEDVYGGVIVFRYLHRPLMPLIKKSIRPTGILVYETFTIDQARYGKPTNPDYLLEPGELRRWFSDWEVLYWREGVEVNPERAVAQIVCRKPGVLLI
- a CDS encoding 4Fe-4S binding protein; its protein translation is MKRQIIKIDEEKCTGCGDCIISCPEGALQLIDGKARLVSEPACDGLGACIGHCPFGAITVEEREAPPYDERRVVAEIAAKGPRVLAAHLRHLRKHGQHQYLGEALDYLREEGIPVPDPEEAVPGHGVPRGCPGMTPRDFAGGTAKTPSGGECPSALTHWPIQLHLISPEAAYFRKADLLVAADCTAFAAGNFHGDWLAGKKLVIACPKLDDGEDVYLEKLIALIERAEVNTITVMIMEVPCCGGMSRLVQKAAAMAARKVPVKEVVVGINGNILRERWL
- the hcp gene encoding hydroxylamine reductase — protein: MFCYQCQETLKNQGCVKNGVCGKKEHTAELQDALIYVLKGIALLEEKAVAAGRGSLRVGRFMSQALFATLTNTNFDDEKLVSLIEEGLALKRELFAEYGDAFGKEAPEAVTWSAEGEAAFVAKAKTAGVLATENEDIRSLRELLTYGAKGIAAYADHAAILGYEDQKIYSFLAEALAATTRDLSADDLTALVLKAGETAVTTMALLDQANTTCYGHPEITQVNIGVRNNPGILISGHDLKDMEELLKQTEGTGVDVYTHGEMLPANYYPAFKKYDHFVGNYGGSWWHQNAEFESFNGPILMTTNCIIPPRDSYRDRIFTTGMAGYPGVRHIADREDGKAKDFSSLIELAKTCAPPKEIETGTIVGGFARQQVLALADKVVDAVKSGAIKRFVVMAGCDGRHKERAYFTDVAEALPQDAVILTAGCAKYRYNKLDLGDIGGIPRVLDAGQCNDCYSLAVIALTLKDVFGLKDINELPLSFDVAWYEQKAVAVLLALLYLGVKGIRLGPTLPAFLSPNVAKVLVDKFGIKGVGDAKEDVEAMMAGA